The Acidisarcina polymorpha genome includes the window CCGGAGGGAGGGTTTCCAGTAATGGAGATGCAGATTCTTCTCGATTTTGGCTAAGTGTCTCACTGTGCTCCTCAAATTAACCATCAGTTATTGCGACTCATCCATCAATTGCCAGTTCTCCCTAAAGTTCCGATTTAGGGCGATACCGATCCGTTTGAAACATTTGACACCGTTGTCATCGCTCAACGGCCGGAACACTAAATCCATAGAAACAGCGTTGTCAAGGTAATACTTCCGTAGGGTAAATGTGTGCAACTTTAGGCGGAAGTGGATTCTTGATCTATCCTTCTGATCGGCAATTTCCATACAGCTAGTCTGAGACTATGCTGAAGCTCCGAGATTCTTACCGTTTGCCTCGCCTTAGACTGAGGGCGTGCGCGCCGCGATGGGTTTGCGCTAGACTCTATTGTTCAGAAGGACTCATTGGTGCACGTCAGACAGTTCGCGGCTCTCCTCCTGTTGGTCTCATTCGGCACAACAGCATGTCATTGGAGGCACAAACGGTCGCCGGGAATCAGTCGAAGCCGGCGCCAGCTGTGGCGTCAAAATCATCGTCATTGGCGCGCGGAGCGGAGAAGCTATCAATTACGATCGACGGCATGGTGGTTTCTGGACCCAACATCTTCTCTGACGGGACCAGGGCCGCTGGGCTCTCAGGCTGGAACCATGTGATGGGAGCCGCCGACAAGAGGCTCATTATCGACACCAACGGCTCTGGAGTGGGCTTGATCGACTACGATAATGATGGCTGGCTCGACATTTACCTGGTGAACGGCTCGACTTTCGCAGCTCTGGACGACAAGCAACCTCTCCTCACGCCGCGTTGTTCCACAGCAACCAGCGGCACATCGCTCAAGACGTGGAGTATCTGCCGGATTTTCGGCGTAGCGAGAACCCAATCTGAATTCATTGCGAGGAGTTGTAGAGACTCTTTGCTCGTGGACTCATATCGGTGTTTTGGAAGGCGGCACAGGTCCATCGATCGGAACGCCGAATCATCATCAACGTCTGCAGCTTCTCATAGCGGATCGTTGCATCTTTCCCAGCCCCACTGGCGGTCAAGACGATCGCGACATCCTCCGTCAGAGGTTTTATGGACAGCACCTTGACCTTCATTCGGGTGCCTCTTCTCAGCACGTCAATGTGTCCTCTTTCGATTTCAGATCGACCCGAAAGAGAGTCGCCTGACCAGAGCACGTAAGTCGCATCTTCAATAAACTGAGCGGCAAACGCGGCTGCGTCGCCGGCATCCCACGCAACCCGAATCCTTCAAGACAGTCTTCAATCGAATCGTTTTGATTTGCGGACACTTCAGCTCCGACCCTATTTTGGAAAGCTAAAACTGGCCGATATGTGACTGCAAGACCCAACCAGCCTGAATCACACGTAGAGGGCAAATTCGTCCTTCAGGCCAGGAAGGGCAATGCGGCGGTCATGCGAGCAGCTCCGGATGCAACTGAGCGGTTTTTCCGATCAGTTCTCCGAAAAGCGTATTCGCCCAGGCAAACCACGACCTGGTAAAAATAGCCGAGTTGTCCCGGTTATACGATTCATGGATGAACCCGGTAGCGGCGGCGGCCGCCTTCAACATTTGAATTGAGCGACCAATTTCGCGGGGAGAAATGCTAGTAAGCGCATAGATGATCTGTGACATAGGCCATATGCTGTAGCGGCCGATATGCGGACCGCCGATACCCTCACCCGCCTTGCCCCGGAAGAACCACGGATTCCGATCGCTCCAGACAAACTCCCGCGTTCGTGCATACAATGCCGCGTCCGGGGAGCTATCGAGATAGGGCAAACTCAGCAAGCTTGGAACGTTAGCATCGTCCATAAGAGCGGAACCGCCGAAGCCATCGACCTCGTAGCACCATATTGTGCCCGAATCAGTAGAGGCGATGGCGTGCTGCAGCAGCGCGGCGTGGACTTCGTCGGCCAGGGCCGAGGCCTGATTGGCCATGACCGTGTCGTTCAAAATGGAGTTGGCCATGGTTGCCAGCTGTCGGAGACAACTGATGGCGAAAAGGTTAGCCGGCGTCAGAAAGGGGAAGATGCAGGCATCGTCAGACGGCCGAAAGCAGGAGGCGATGAGGCCTATCGGATTTGCGGGGTTTCCGATGCCATTGACCAACGAGTCCGTTGGGTTGGGCGCGTCGCGCTGAAAAGTATACGGTCCCGGGCCGTGTTTTCGTTGTTGCACCTGCATGGTGCTGAGAGCATTTTGCATTGCACGCTTCCAGCTCGCGTCAAATGGGCGGACATCCCCGGTACTCCTCCAGTAACCATGGGAAAGCCGAATCGGGTAACAGAGGGAGTCCAACTCATACTTGCGCTCGCCCACGCCCTGCTTCATATCGGTCTTGTCGTGCCGGCTTCCCTCCAGAGGGGGCGCATTGAGGTCGGCCATGAAGCAATTCGCGTAAGTATCAATCAATAGGCAGCGGGTCTGCCTGCGGACCACCCCTTCGAGAAGCTCACGCAAAGCGGCATCTTTTGAAGCGAGTGGGAGGTAAGGCCACACCTGGGCTGAAGAATCCCTTAACCACATTGCGGGAATGTCTCCGGTGATCACGGCGGTATCCGGCTTACCTTCAAACCTACCTGGCTCGACCGTGGTATCCAGTGTGTTGGGGAAACAGTCTGTAAATAGGGCGCTCAGCGCAGGATCTTGAATCCTGGCAGCTATGTCAAGAATGTACGCTTCTAGCGCGCGACTGCGAAACTTACGGTCAGCGGGAAGCGGCCGCTTCGAGCTAGCAGATCCGGTTGTTTGCGGAAAGGCGGATTTCGGAACGACCGATAGCAGACTCGCGCCGGCTATGACTCTGCTCATCTTGGACGCAAATGCTCGCCTGGTCAGGATCGTGGCATGCGCCGTAGTTCTATCGTCATTGGGACCCTTACTGTTCAAACGTTCACACGCCAAAAGCTCTCCCCTGTAACTTAAACTTGCGGCGGATCGACGGCGTTAGCGCGTCTGAAACCCAGCTAAAGATCCCTGACCCTGCGTTAACTGAACGAAGCGCGATCGGCAAGCAAGCACAGGGCAAGACAAGTCCATGCTATATTTTATGCCATTTGACAACGCTGTCAAATCAGGAAACAATCTTCGTTTAGCACGCCGCACAATCCGGCCCGCGACGTATCCTCTTAGACCTTCGCATCAGATGCCCTAATGAACATCGCAGTCTAAAACACCCGAGGGACTTTGGACGAAAGGGAACCTGCAGCGCTTCGCCTAGTTTCGACTAACCTATGGAGATTTATGATGAGACGTCTGTGCACTGCCCTGGTCGTAACCCTGCTCCTCGATTTTGTAGCGCCGTCTGTCACAAGCGCCCAGTCTGCCGAACAGCCCGATTTGAGCACTCAACCGACCTTGTATGTGGTGGGCTACGCTCACCTGGATACGGAGTGGCGCTGGGAGTATCCGCAGGTCATCGACGAATATCTTCGTAAAACCATGGAAGACAACTTCGCATTATTGGAAAAGTATCCGCATTACACGTTCAATTTCAGCGGGGCCAATCGTTACCGCTTCATGAAGGAGTATTTTCCCGCCGACTTTGCGAAGGTGAAGACATATGTTAATGAAGGCCGATGGTTTCCGGCGGGGTCTTCGATGGAAGAGGGCGATGTGAACACGCCTAGCGCGGAAGCTATCATCCGGCAAATTCTTTATGGGAACGATTGGTTCCGCGGCGAGTTCGGCAAAGCTAGCGCGGAATACATGCTGCCGGACTGCTTTGGATTCCCAGCTTCGTTGCCGAGCATCCTGGCGCACTCGGGCGTCAGGGGCTTTTCGACGCAAAAGCTGACGTGGGGCTCATCAGTCGATATTGGTGGCCGGGACTCCCTGGAGAGAACGCCGGAGGGCACGCCGTTCAATGTGGGAGTGTGGGTGGGACCCGACGGGGAAAGTGTCCTCGCCGGCTTGAATCCAGGCGGCTATGGCGGCGACATCGACACCGACCTCAGCAAACCGCTTCCACCGACGCCGCCCAATCAAACTCTCGTGGACGCCGAAAAGAAGATTTCCGAATTGCAGCCTCGGCTCCAGGACGCCAGGAAGAATGGCCAGCCGGTGGATCGACACGACTACGAGGACCTCAATGCCGCCCGGCAAACGAGAGACGCTTTTTCCGAGTGGCAAGGGAACTATGAACTGCAGAGATTCCAGGACGATTGGGCCGCGCGCGTCGAACTCAATGGAAAGGTGACTGGACTTTTCACCGACTATCACTATTACGGCACCGGCGATATCGGCGGAGCGCCGCATGAAGCGCGGGTCAAGACGCTGGAGGCCATCGTCACGAAGGGCAAGGCATCGCTTCCGGGCCCAGGGCAGCGCGGCAGTGACGACGCCAAGACCTCGGTGCAGGTCGGCGATGGCCTGGTACACGTGATCTCGGCGACGGCGGAGCAGATGTTCCTCGACATTACGCCGAAAGAAGAGGCCGGCTTACCGCGCTACACCGGAGAGATGGAACTCACCAACCACTCAGCCGGCTCATTGACGTCGCAGGCTTATCACAAGCGTTGGATCCGGCACGAAGAACTGCTCGCGGATGCTGCGGAAAAGTCTTCCATCGCCGCTCAATTGCTGGGCGCGAAACCCTATCCGTTGGAGCGGCTCAATGGCGCCTGGACACTGGCGATGGGCGCCCACTTCCACGACCTGGCGGCCGGAACCGCTACGCCGCGCGCGTATGAGTTCGCTTGGAACGACGATGTGATCGCACTGAATCAATTTGCCGGCGTATTGAGCAGCGCTGTTGAAGGGGTCGCGGCAAGCTTGAAAACCACCGCCAAAGGAGTGCCGCTGGTGGTGTTCAATCCGCTCAATATTCCCCGGGAGGATATCGTCGAAGCGGCAGTCGCCTTTCCGAACGGAGTTCCTAAGGCCGTGGTCGTAACTGGTCCCGACGGTGCCAGTGTGCCGGCGCAAATCTCCAACGGCAAAGTAGTCTTCGTGGCCAAGATGCCATCGGTGGGTTATGCGGTCTACGATGTTCAAACCGCTGACGCGCCGGTCGCCTCGTCTTCTGCTCTCCGCGTCTTGCAGAACGAACTGGAGAACGCCTACTATCGCGTTCAGCTCAATGCGGATGGAGATGTCGCCAGCATTCTCGACAAGGGAACCGGCAAGGAGCTTCTCTCGGCGCCCGCCCGGCTGGCCATCTCCTATGACAATCCGGCGTACTGGCCGGCCTGGAACATGGATTGGGAACAGGAGCAGGCGAAGCCAAAAGAGTTTGTCTCCGGCCCGGCTCAGATTCGAATCGTTGAAGACGGGCCCGCCCGCGTTGCTGTCGAGGTCGCGCGGAATACCGCAGGATCGCACTTCGTTCAGACGATCAGCCTTGCGGCCGGCGACGGCGGAAGGCGGGTCGAGTTCGGCAACGTCATCGACTGGAAAACCAAGGAATCGAATCTCAAGGCGACCTTCCCGCTCACCGCGTCAAATGTAGTGTCTACCTACAACTGGGACATCGGCACGATCGAGCGGCCGACGGCCCAGATCAGGAAATTCGAGGTGCCGACTCACCAATGGATCGACCTTACCGATGCGAGCGGCAAGTACGGGGCGACAGTTCTGACCGACAGCAAAGTCGGATCGGACAAACCCGTAGACAACACGCTTCGCCTCACGCTCATTCGGACCCCAGGAGTCGCCGAAGGCTACCCCGATCAGGCCACGCAAGATATCGGACACCACGAGTTCGTCTACGGCATCGCGGGGCACTCAGACGACTGGCGCGTCTCGCAGACCGATTGGCAGGCGCAGCGACTCAACGCGCCGCTTCTTGTCTTCGGAACATCACAGCATGAAGGCTCGCTGGGCAAGGAGTTTTCGCTCTTGAAGATAAGCAATCCGCGCATACGGGTGCTGGCGGTTAAGAAAGCAGAACTGACCGACGAAGTCGTCGTCCGCATGGTCGAGCTCGATGGCAAGCCGCAGCTGGACGTCAAGGTCAGCTTTGCGGCGCCTATCACCGCCGCGCGCGAGGTGAATGGACAGGAGCAGCCGGTTGGATCGGCAACGATAAGCGACGGCGCGCTGGCGACCTCATTTGGCGCGTATCAGCCGCGAACCTTCGCGCTCCGTCTCGGCCCGCTCCCCTCCGGCGCGAAGGGCACGCAATCCACGCCGGTTGCCTTGCCCTACGACGTTGCCACGGCGAGCAATGATGACGATCCCTCCAGGAACGGCTTCGATGGCAAAGGCAATGCCTATCCGGCAGAGATGCTGCCGACGCAGATCCGCTTCAACGATGTCGGTTTCCAACTGGCCGCGGCCAGGACCAACACACCGAACGCGCTGGCGGCGAAGGGGCAAACCATCAAGCTCCCGGCGGGAAGCTATAACCGGATCTACCTGCTCGCGGCGTCCGCCGACGGCGATCAGAAGGCGGTTTTCAAAGTCGGAGCGCAAGAGACTGAACTGAACATCGAGGATTGGGTTGGCTTTATCGGCCAGTGGGACGACAGACGGTGGAATCCACCAGACGTATTACACGACCATTATGGCGAGATGGTGGGCCTGAAACCGGGCTTCATCAAGCGGGCGGACCTGGCCTGGTACAGCGACCATCACCACAACTTCGCTGGGAAGAACGTGGCCTATGCTTATTCCTATCTGTTCGCGTATGCCCTCGACCTTCCTGCCGGCGCAAAGACCATCAAGCTGCCCAACAATCCAAGCATTCGCATTTTGGCAATCTCACTGGCGGAAGAAAGCCCGGCGGTCACCCCGGCACGACCACTTTATGACGTTCTCCCTGCAATGGTTGCTGACGCCAATTCACATGATTGATAGTCGATGGAATTGTCGTAGTGCGCCCAGGCTGTGCTTCAACTTCGACGCCGCAGGTGCACTCAATGACTGCCTATTGCCGTTTATGAAGATGTAGCTGGAGCACAAAGCCAACTTGAAGATGAATCGATACCTGTTCAAGGGTACAGCGGTCGGCGCACTGGCGGTCTACTCTTCGGCTTCGATACGGCGGTGATTGCGGGGGCGACACACCAGTCAACCCGGGTCTACGCTTTGGTACCTTGGCAGCTGGGTTTGACGGTCGCGATCGCGCTCATCGGCACAGTGATCGGAGCCATGTCGGCGGGTGCAATCGGACAGAAGTTTGGCGGTCGTGACATGCTGCGCGCAATGGCCGTGCTTTATGTCATTTCCGCTCTAGGGTCGGTGCTGGCCTGGAGCTGGTATGCGTTGCTGGCCGCGCGCTTCATTGGCGGCCTTGGCATCGGAGGGTCCTCTGTCCTCGGGCCCGTGTATATCGCAGAACTCGCTCCCGCTCCGTGGCGCGGCCGCATGGTCGGCATGTTTTAGGTCAATATCGTGGTCGGTATTCTGTTCGCTTACTTTTCGAACTTCGCTATAGCTCAATTACACTTGGGCCCGACGGAATGGCGCTGGCAACTCGGAATTGCCTCCCTTCCGGCAATCATCTTCCTCATCATGCTCTTCGGAATCCCTCGCAGCTCCCGATGGCTTGTTACACAGGACCGAATTGACGAAGCTCGGGAAGTGCTGGAGCTGATGGGCTCGCCAAATTCCGGGGCGGAACTGAAAGAGATTGTCGATTCCATCCATACTAAGCGCGCGCATCGATCTGAGCAGCTCTTCTCCTGGAAGTATCGCAAGCCGATCTTTCTCGCCACCACGATCGGCATGTTCAATCAATTGTCGGGTATCAATGCGATTTTATACTACCTCAATGACATCTTCGCCGCGGAGGGTTTCAACAAAGTGTCCGGGAATTTGCAGGCGGTTGCCATCGGCCACGAACCTGGTCGCTACCCTTCTGGCCATGACGGTGATCGACAAGTTAGGGAGAACAAAACTGCTTCTCGTGGGGTCAGTAGGCATTGCGGTTTGTCTGGTTGGTGTGGCATAGGTGTTTTTTTTGAACTCCCATCAGGCATTACTGGTGTGGTTGTTAATGGCTTACATGGTTCTGTCGCAATAAGGCGACTTGTTATTCTTTGGACGGACGGGAGGTGTTGAAGAGCCATGAAGCAGACGATGAATCCAACGGTGGCAAAGGTATTGAAGCGGTTGCATTATCCACTGGATGTGATTCTGCTTTGTGTTCGCTGGTATAGCGCGTATCCGTTGAGCCTCCGGCATCTGGAGGAAATGATGGCCGAGCGTGGAACCTCTGTCGATCACTCGACCGTGCACCGTTGGGCGATCAAATTGTTGCCAGTCCTGGAGAAGGCGTTCCGGGGCGTCAAGCGCAAGGTGGGGAGGAGTTGGCGGATGGACGAGACCTACATCAAGGTGAAGGGCGAATGGCAGTATCTATACCGCGTCGCTGATAAGGCAGGCAAGACCGTCGATTTCTTGCTGCGGGCGCATCGCGGCAAGGCCGCGGCACGCAGGTTCTTTGAACAGGCGATCGAACGGAATGGCGCACCAGAAAAAGTAACCATCGATAAGAGTGGCTCGAATGTGGCGGCTTTGGAAACCATCAACGCCGAACGAGGGAAGCAGATCCTCGTGCGCTAGGCCAAGTATCTAAACAACATCGGTGAGCAAGACCATCGTGGGGTGAAACGTCGAACCAGACCGATGCTCGGCTTCAAGGATGTTCGCTGCGCTCGCATCCTTCTTTCCGGCATTGAACTCATGCGCATGATCAGCAAAGGACAAATGAAAACTGGCCGCAGCGGACAAACCCCTGCACAGCAGTTCTACTCCTTAGCAGCATAAGTAGCCCCACCCCATCGGCATTCCATCGTTCATATATCCTTATCGCGACAGAACCCCCTTGCTCGCCAAGTCGTCGGGTGCATATCCATTTGTGTTCTTTGCCTCGATGATGGTGTTGCAGATCGTTGTGGTGCTGTTTGCATAGCCCGAAACCAAGGGTGTGTCGCTCCAACAGTTGCAGCGGGAGTTGGGAATCGAGTGAGTCGCAAGGGCTGTTCTATTGGTAGTAATCTTTGAACTTGATCAAGACTTATTGAGAACGCTCAAGAGGTTCACGCATGTTGACTCGCATTCAAAAATCCAGAGGTCGGTCATTTGTTTGACTCGCCACCTCGCTTCTCCTTCTCTGCGTAGTGTCGAGCGGCGTCGCCTCGGCACAGGGCCCTTCTTATGGAGAACGGGCCTCTCTTGCGATAGGTACTCTTCAAACTTGGTACGACCTTGACTCGGGCTTGTACAAAACGACAGGCTGGTGGAATTCCGCAAACGCTCTCACCGTTCTTGCCGACTTTGCACGCATTGCCAAATCGCGCAAATACGATTTCGTCTTTTCAAGTACACTCTCAACCGCGCAGAAAACCTCGCCGGGATTCATCAACAAGTATTACGACGACGAAGGTTGGTGGGCACTCGCCTGGATTGATGTGTATGACCTCACCCATGATGAGCGCTACCTCGCTAGCGCCGCTTTGATCTTTGCGGACATGACGTACGGCTGGGATCAAACCTGCTCCGGTGGGATATGGTGGAGCAAAGATCGAAAGTACAAGAAGGCTATCGCAAACGAGTTGTTTCTCTCGGTCGCGGCACGGCTGGCCCTCCTGACCAGGGATCCTAGGCAGCGGACGACCTACTTGGCATGGGCCGATCGAGAGTGGCAATGGTTCGCCAATTCGGGCATGATCAATCCTCAACAGCTCGTAAACGACGGACTCACCGAATCATGTAAGAACAATCAGCGCACCGTGTGGACCTACAACCAAGGTTTGGGAGGGCTCGTCGCCTTGCACGCAGTCTCGGGTGATGCAGCTACTCTTTCTGAAGCCCACAGGATCGCCCGAGCCGCGTTGTCGTCCCTTACTGACCAGCAGGGTGTCCTTCACGACCCATGCGAACCGAAATGCGGCGGGGACGGCACGCAGTTCAAAGGTGTGTTCGCCCGAAATTTGCGAGCGCTCAATGAAGCCGACCCGAGGCCAGCTTATGACCGTTTCGTGAGGACGAATGCAGACAGCATTTGGAATCAGGTGCGTCCACCGGATTACCACCTCTGTGAAGGCTGGTCGTCAACGTCGGGGACGCCTGACGCAAGCAGTCAAAGCTCAGCTTTAGATGTCTTGGTGACCGCAGCGAAACTGTCAGCTACGACGCGTGCAATTCAGTGAAGAAGTGGGGCAAGGAAGAAGCCACTCTAGCTAATTGTTCAGGGTGGCAACGACATTCTCCTTCAGCTCGTCAGGGAGTTCGGGAGCTACGCTTGTTGAACTCGCTCTTTGATGACCGTTTTTAGGTGAACGGTAGGTGAGGCGTTGGTCTTCTAAACATCGACCGATACCTGTCGCGTAAAGCGTTACCACGCGGCCCAATCCCACTGGGCGGGTCATCTAGGATAGGCTTATACCTACAGAACACTTATGACCGCAACGCAAAATCGAAATGCCCCTACCCTCGTTGATGTTGCCCGAGAGGCAGGTGTGTCTCTAAAGACTGCTTCGCGCGTACTCAACGGAGCTTCCTCCGTCAAAGAAGACAAAACGAGCAAGGTTCGTGAGGCCATGGCTCGTCTTGGATACCGTCCGAATGAGTTGGCCCGGGGCTTGAAAGCACGCAAATCCGCAGCTATCGGAATGATTGTTGCAAATTTGTCCGATCCGTTTACCGCCAGCGCCGTTAAAGCTGTCCAGGAGGTCGCCCGGGCCAACGGACATGTGGTTATCCTGGCAAGCTCCGGAGGCTATCTTGATGTCGAGCGTTCCGAGATCGAGAGTCTTGTTGGCCGACAAATCGACGGTCTGATCATTGCTCCCGCTGACGGCCGGTCTGACAATTTTAGTGACGTGATTCCCCCTGAGCTGAAAGTTGTAACTTTCGACCAGCCCGTCAAAAACTCCCCTTTCGACGTCGTTAAGATTGCCAATCGCCGCAGCGCTAAAGAAGCGACTCAACATCTGTTGGGTCATGGTTTTCAACGAATCGTTGCGATTGGGGCCCGTCCGCATTTATACACTTGCTCCGAACGTCTGGCTGGTTATTGCGATGCTATCAGCAACGCTTCACTGGAACCACGAATGTGTTCAGTTGAACATGAAATGGCGTTGACCAGCGAATGGCTCTCGGATTCCGTCTTCAAGAAGCATAAAGCGGACGCAATCATCCCGATGAACTGGGTTTGCACAATGCTTACGCTACGCGGTCTGCGAGTTCTTGGAAAAGAACCTGGGCGCGATGTTCCCATACTTTCCTTCGATGATTTCGACTTGGCGGATATGCTCTCACCTAGCATATCCGCCGTCCGTCAACCTGCTGCGCAATTTGGCTATGAGGCGGCCAGACTGCTGTTTAACCGGCTCAATGGGCAAGCGTCGGAAAAGCGCGCATCGATTGTACTGTCGACCGAGCTCATCTTACGTGAGTCTTGCGGTTGCAACCTATCTGGCCGCCGTCATCCTGCCACGAGACCTCGACGATAACGTTCGTTTCTAATCATGGTCAGTTTCGTGTGCATCGCCGGGCGATTGGGCCTCAATGCGTACTGCGCGGAATTCCGAACAACATGATGAGGAACAGGCTCGCCGAACCGCCGCGATTGCCAGTTGCCGGGCCCCTCGCTCGTCTCCTAGTTGCAATTCGGCGATGACGAAGTTCGAGGAGTGAGCAGCAAAATGCCGATCACGATGTTCACCTGGAACATGCCCAGCCGCCGACCTCGCCAATAGCCGAGCTGTCTTCCTCAATGTACACGGGACCTAAACCGAGAATCCCGACTCCAAGCCGCCTTAAACGCGCGACCGGCAGAGTATACAAGTTTCATACAAATCCCAAAAGCGCATATAGAACGGCAATTACTCGATGTGCCGCCAAACTTCTCGCCAGTCGCCCCGGCCGAGAGCTGCGACGGAGTCGGCGAGTACGCCTGGGCCAGTTTGTGCTTTGCGCTCGTGATCGCCGCGGTATCGAAACTGAACCGCAGCCGCCCATCGCGTCAACCGCCTTACCGTTGGATAGTATCGATTGATCTTCAAGTCCGGTCCTTCATCCAGAACTGCCCTGCATCAAAGGCAACAAGCAGGCCCCGAGTAATCCTGCATCCGCGCCCAATTCGGCGCGCACCACATGTGTCTTTCGAGGAGATCGCAAACGCGAGTCGTCCTCAGTCGGCGCGTTCATGCGGTAGACGTAGCTGCGCATGCGCAACTCCACCGTCATCTGCGGAGCAAAAAGATCCCAGGCCGCCGACACTCCGCCGCCGATCACATAGAGCGGCAGGTTCAAAGTGTTCACCAATGCTCCAAGACCGATTCCCAAAGCCGTGCCGACACGCGCGAAGACGGCGAGTGCCGCAGCGTCTCCTGCGGTTGCACTTTCGGCGATGTGCCGCGCTGTCAGAATTGACGATTCGTCCGAGTCATTTGCGTCGGAGCCTCGCGATTCTTTGGCCATGCGCTTCAAACCCGTTGCTGACGCGTAGAGCTCCAGGCAGCCCCGGCTTCCGCATGGGCAAGGTTCCCCCTCAGGATCCACGCTATTGTGGCCTGCCTCTCCGCCCATCCCGTTGTGGCCGTTCCACACTTTGCCGTCGAGGATAATTCCATTGCCGACGCCCGTGCCCAACGTCAGCATGCAGAGCGATTGCGCCCCATAGGTCTTTCCGGAACCTAGACGAAATTCGGCCAGCGCCGCTAGGTTCGCATCGGACTCGATGATTGCCGGAACACCGACCCGAAGCTCGACTGCTCGGCGTAGATTGTATCCGTTGAAGCCAGGCAAGTTTGGAGGATTGCGCAAGATACCATCCGGCAGCTCCAGCGGTCCCGGAGTGCCGATGCCCAAACCGGCAAAGTTGCCTCCATGACCATGCTTGCTCAAGAGCTTCCGGATCGCCCCGCTCATGTCGTCGGCTACCGCATCCGGTCCGTCCTCCACACG containing:
- a CDS encoding SgcJ/EcaC family oxidoreductase encodes the protein MRVAWDAGDAAAFAAQFIEDATYVLWSGDSLSGRSEIERGHIDVLRRGTRMKVKVLSIKPLTEDVAIVLTASGAGKDATIRYEKLQTLMMIRRSDRWTCAAFQNTDMSPRAKSLYNSSQ
- a CDS encoding glycoside hydrolase family 125 protein; translated protein: MSRVIAGASLLSVVPKSAFPQTTGSASSKRPLPADRKFRSRALEAYILDIAARIQDPALSALFTDCFPNTLDTTVEPGRFEGKPDTAVITGDIPAMWLRDSSAQVWPYLPLASKDAALRELLEGVVRRQTRCLLIDTYANCFMADLNAPPLEGSRHDKTDMKQGVGERKYELDSLCYPIRLSHGYWRSTGDVRPFDASWKRAMQNALSTMQVQQRKHGPGPYTFQRDAPNPTDSLVNGIGNPANPIGLIASCFRPSDDACIFPFLTPANLFAISCLRQLATMANSILNDTVMANQASALADEVHAALLQHAIASTDSGTIWCYEVDGFGGSALMDDANVPSLLSLPYLDSSPDAALYARTREFVWSDRNPWFFRGKAGEGIGGPHIGRYSIWPMSQIIYALTSISPREIGRSIQMLKAAAAATGFIHESYNRDNSAIFTRSWFAWANTLFGELIGKTAQLHPELLA
- a CDS encoding alpha-mannosidase; amino-acid sequence: MMRRLCTALVVTLLLDFVAPSVTSAQSAEQPDLSTQPTLYVVGYAHLDTEWRWEYPQVIDEYLRKTMEDNFALLEKYPHYTFNFSGANRYRFMKEYFPADFAKVKTYVNEGRWFPAGSSMEEGDVNTPSAEAIIRQILYGNDWFRGEFGKASAEYMLPDCFGFPASLPSILAHSGVRGFSTQKLTWGSSVDIGGRDSLERTPEGTPFNVGVWVGPDGESVLAGLNPGGYGGDIDTDLSKPLPPTPPNQTLVDAEKKISELQPRLQDARKNGQPVDRHDYEDLNAARQTRDAFSEWQGNYELQRFQDDWAARVELNGKVTGLFTDYHYYGTGDIGGAPHEARVKTLEAIVTKGKASLPGPGQRGSDDAKTSVQVGDGLVHVISATAEQMFLDITPKEEAGLPRYTGEMELTNHSAGSLTSQAYHKRWIRHEELLADAAEKSSIAAQLLGAKPYPLERLNGAWTLAMGAHFHDLAAGTATPRAYEFAWNDDVIALNQFAGVLSSAVEGVAASLKTTAKGVPLVVFNPLNIPREDIVEAAVAFPNGVPKAVVVTGPDGASVPAQISNGKVVFVAKMPSVGYAVYDVQTADAPVASSSALRVLQNELENAYYRVQLNADGDVASILDKGTGKELLSAPARLAISYDNPAYWPAWNMDWEQEQAKPKEFVSGPAQIRIVEDGPARVAVEVARNTAGSHFVQTISLAAGDGGRRVEFGNVIDWKTKESNLKATFPLTASNVVSTYNWDIGTIERPTAQIRKFEVPTHQWIDLTDASGKYGATVLTDSKVGSDKPVDNTLRLTLIRTPGVAEGYPDQATQDIGHHEFVYGIAGHSDDWRVSQTDWQAQRLNAPLLVFGTSQHEGSLGKEFSLLKISNPRIRVLAVKKAELTDEVVVRMVELDGKPQLDVKVSFAAPITAAREVNGQEQPVGSATISDGALATSFGAYQPRTFALRLGPLPSGAKGTQSTPVALPYDVATASNDDDPSRNGFDGKGNAYPAEMLPTQIRFNDVGFQLAAARTNTPNALAAKGQTIKLPAGSYNRIYLLAASADGDQKAVFKVGAQETELNIEDWVGFIGQWDDRRWNPPDVLHDHYGEMVGLKPGFIKRADLAWYSDHHHNFAGKNVAYAYSYLFAYALDLPAGAKTIKLPNNPSIRILAISLAEESPAVTPARPLYDVLPAMVADANSHD
- a CDS encoding glycoside hydrolase family 76 protein; translated protein: MSSGVASAQGPSYGERASLAIGTLQTWYDLDSGLYKTTGWWNSANALTVLADFARIAKSRKYDFVFSSTLSTAQKTSPGFINKYYDDEGWWALAWIDVYDLTHDERYLASAALIFADMTYGWDQTCSGGIWWSKDRKYKKAIANELFLSVAARLALLTRDPRQRTTYLAWADREWQWFANSGMINPQQLVNDGLTESCKNNQRTVWTYNQGLGGLVALHAVSGDAATLSEAHRIARAALSSLTDQQGVLHDPCEPKCGGDGTQFKGVFARNLRALNEADPRPAYDRFVRTNADSIWNQVRPPDYHLCEGWSSTSGTPDASSQSSALDVLVTAAKLSATTRAIQ
- a CDS encoding substrate-binding domain-containing protein, which translates into the protein MKARKSAAIGMIVANLSDPFTASAVKAVQEVARANGHVVILASSGGYLDVERSEIESLVGRQIDGLIIAPADGRSDNFSDVIPPELKVVTFDQPVKNSPFDVVKIANRRSAKEATQHLLGHGFQRIVAIGARPHLYTCSERLAGYCDAISNASLEPRMCSVEHEMALTSEWLSDSVFKKHKADAIIPMNWVCTMLTLRGLRVLGKEPGRDVPILSFDDFDLADMLSPSISAVRQPAAQFGYEAARLLFNRLNGQASEKRASIVLSTELILRESCGCNLSGRRHPATRPRR
- a CDS encoding ROK family protein; this translates as MTLERYAIGVDLGGTNLRIATYKEESTPNGMIADSIVLPTRVEDGPDAVADDMSGAIRKLLSKHGHGGNFAGLGIGTPGPLELPDGILRNPPNLPGFNGYNLRRAVELRVGVPAIIESDANLAALAEFRLGSGKTYGAQSLCMLTLGTGVGNGIILDGKVWNGHNGMGGEAGHNSVDPEGEPCPCGSRGCLELYASATGLKRMAKESRGSDANDSDESSILTARHIAESATAGDAAALAVFARVGTALGIGLGALVNTLNLPLYVIGGGVSAAWDLFAPQMTVELRMRSYVYRMNAPTEDDSRLRSPRKTHVVRAELGADAGLLGACLLPLMQGSSG